The following proteins come from a genomic window of Pseudomonas putida:
- a CDS encoding helix-turn-helix domain-containing protein, with translation MVKPQRELLVEVDEWTWEVGSRATDYPSDWFIEPHSHTKHQLIYAIKGLMIVESGNECWTVPPSRGVWMPCGQVHAIRCVGDVKMRSVFVRIDAAAGLPLQSKAISISPLLSELIKTSVGFTAPFAEDSREARVMRLILDEICVLPTLPLKLSQPSDKRLRVICTALQEQPEDNATVADWGLRLGVDEKTIQRLFRKETGMTFGQWRQQARLMQALERIALGERIIDVAGALGYDSPSAFASMFKRQFGTTPSQFFK, from the coding sequence ATGGTAAAGCCGCAGCGTGAATTGTTGGTGGAGGTCGATGAGTGGACCTGGGAAGTCGGTAGCCGTGCGACAGACTACCCAAGCGACTGGTTCATCGAGCCCCATAGCCATACCAAACATCAACTGATCTATGCCATCAAAGGCCTGATGATCGTCGAGTCCGGCAACGAATGCTGGACTGTGCCACCCAGCCGCGGCGTGTGGATGCCTTGCGGCCAGGTGCATGCCATTCGCTGTGTCGGCGACGTGAAGATGCGCAGTGTGTTCGTGCGCATCGACGCGGCAGCAGGCCTGCCCCTGCAGAGCAAGGCCATCAGCATCTCGCCGCTGCTCAGCGAGCTGATCAAGACCTCGGTGGGCTTCACCGCTCCGTTTGCCGAGGACTCGCGAGAAGCCCGGGTCATGCGCCTGATCCTCGACGAAATCTGCGTACTGCCGACGTTGCCGCTGAAGCTGTCGCAACCCAGCGACAAGCGACTGAGGGTGATCTGCACGGCGCTGCAAGAACAGCCCGAGGATAACGCCACCGTTGCCGACTGGGGCCTGCGACTGGGGGTGGACGAAAAGACCATCCAGCGGTTGTTCCGCAAGGAAACCGGTATGACCTTCGGCCAGTGGCGCCAGCAGGCGCGGCTGATGCAGGCACTGGAGCGGATAGCGCTGGGCGAGCGAATCATCGATGTGGCGGGGGCTTTGGGTTATGACAGCCCAAGTGCCTTCGCCAGCATGTTCAAGCGCCAGTTCGGTACCACGCCCAGCCAGTTCTTCAAATAA